In Tautonia rosea, one DNA window encodes the following:
- a CDS encoding TIGR03087 family PEP-CTERM/XrtA system glycosyltransferase — MTLHVESTPAVPETAQHAPALLYVTHRVPYPPDKGDRIRNYHLLRFLARHSRVHLATLADEPVTASTTKALEHLCHRVAIVPLGRWTRRAQIALSMLSGRTASEGAFASTQLRTVLRDWGRQTRFQAVLASASSVAPYLRLPEFRDVPAIVDLVDVDSQKWLDYAEAGRGVRAWLYRLEGDRVRRLERSLPRWARAVTLVSEAEAALYRRLQPEGDGAVLAVTNGVDLSYFQPSSEPSDPSRCVFVGALDYRPNIDGIRWFCREVWPSVLRRHPAARLALVGRNPGAEVVRLAEIPGVELIGSVPDVRPHLARSAVVVAPLLMARGVQNKVLEAMAMSKPVVASSQAIDGLAVEPGTHLLEAATPAQWTEHLSRLLSREDCRQSLGAAGRRYVEETHRWEHCLNAFSTLLDPSDVASRL; from the coding sequence GTGACGCTCCACGTGGAATCAACACCCGCAGTCCCCGAAACCGCCCAGCATGCTCCAGCACTCCTCTATGTGACGCATCGGGTGCCGTATCCCCCGGACAAGGGGGATCGCATCCGCAACTATCACCTGCTCCGATTTCTTGCCCGACACTCTCGTGTTCATCTCGCGACGCTTGCCGATGAACCGGTTACTGCCTCAACTACCAAGGCGCTAGAACATCTCTGTCATCGCGTCGCGATCGTCCCTCTTGGTCGCTGGACGCGTCGCGCTCAGATCGCATTGTCAATGCTCAGCGGTCGGACCGCCTCAGAGGGGGCATTCGCCTCGACCCAGTTACGAACAGTTCTCCGCGATTGGGGCCGCCAAACACGATTTCAAGCCGTTCTGGCATCCGCCTCGAGCGTCGCGCCTTACCTTCGACTCCCAGAATTCCGAGACGTTCCGGCGATCGTCGATCTGGTCGATGTCGACAGTCAAAAATGGCTCGACTACGCCGAGGCGGGGCGAGGCGTTCGCGCATGGCTCTATCGACTGGAAGGGGATCGTGTCCGCCGCCTGGAGCGTTCCCTCCCGCGCTGGGCCCGGGCCGTCACGCTGGTTAGCGAAGCCGAAGCTGCCCTCTATCGGCGACTGCAGCCCGAAGGCGACGGTGCTGTCCTAGCCGTCACCAACGGGGTCGATCTCTCGTATTTCCAGCCCTCTTCTGAACCATCGGACCCCTCCCGATGTGTCTTCGTGGGGGCCCTGGATTACCGTCCGAATATCGACGGCATCCGCTGGTTCTGCCGGGAGGTCTGGCCCAGCGTCTTGCGACGACATCCCGCAGCCCGTCTCGCGCTCGTGGGTCGTAATCCCGGAGCTGAGGTGGTGCGACTCGCCGAGATTCCAGGAGTCGAGCTCATCGGCTCTGTCCCGGATGTTCGTCCGCACCTCGCTCGAAGCGCCGTCGTGGTGGCACCGTTGCTCATGGCTCGAGGGGTGCAAAACAAGGTTCTGGAAGCAATGGCCATGAGCAAGCCCGTGGTGGCGTCTTCCCAGGCGATCGATGGCTTGGCGGTGGAACCGGGAACGCATCTGCTCGAAGCCGCGACCCCCGCGCAGTGGACCGAGCATCTGAGCCGCTTGCTCTCCCGCGAGGATTGTCGCCAGTCACTCGGCGCCGCCGGCCGTCGTTATGTGGAGGAGACGCATCGCTGGGAGCATTGCCTCAATGCGTTCTCCACACTCCTGGATCCGAGTGACGTAGCATCGCGGTTGTGA
- a CDS encoding sugar transferase: MKNDDAQKSNVFEIRSSEFDTIQVPSAGWYQVFRRLLDVVLTLLLLIPAIPIMLVAMLGVRLTSRGPVIYTQTRLGQGGRPFTIYKIRTMYDRCEDETGPRWSDVRGDVRVTPIGVYLRKLKIDELPQIWNVFRGEMSLVGPRPERPEIVATLEEVIPHYGQRLLVRPGLTGLAQVQLPPDTDLESVRRKLACDLYYIQHVSLAMDLGILLGTANYLAGVPFWVSKTLLRVPSQEIAERSYRGLVESTPEPHPA, translated from the coding sequence ATGAAAAACGATGATGCCCAGAAGAGCAATGTCTTCGAGATCCGATCCTCGGAATTCGACACGATCCAGGTCCCGTCTGCGGGATGGTATCAGGTGTTTCGGCGACTGCTCGATGTTGTGCTGACGCTTCTTCTGCTGATTCCGGCGATTCCGATCATGCTCGTGGCGATGCTGGGCGTTCGCCTGACCTCGCGCGGCCCGGTGATTTATACGCAAACCCGTCTTGGCCAGGGCGGTCGTCCGTTCACGATCTACAAGATTCGAACCATGTATGACCGCTGCGAGGACGAAACCGGCCCGCGTTGGAGCGATGTCCGCGGCGATGTCCGGGTCACTCCGATCGGGGTCTATCTCCGAAAACTCAAGATCGACGAGTTACCCCAGATCTGGAACGTCTTCCGCGGTGAGATGAGCCTGGTTGGGCCTCGGCCGGAACGCCCCGAAATCGTGGCCACGCTGGAGGAGGTGATCCCCCATTATGGCCAGCGTCTTCTGGTCCGCCCTGGTCTGACCGGCCTTGCTCAGGTCCAACTGCCGCCGGACACCGATCTTGAGAGTGTTCGCCGCAAGCTTGCCTGTGATCTGTACTACATCCAGCATGTCAGCCTTGCCATGGATCTGGGAATCCTGCTGGGAACGGCCAATTATCTGGCGGGCGTTCCGTTCTGGGTCTCGAAGACCCTGCTCCGGGTTCCCAGCCAGGAGATCGCCGAGCGTTCCTATCGGGGGCTCGTCGAGTCTACCCCGGAGCCCCATCCGGCCTGA
- a CDS encoding exosortase-associated EpsI family protein, which yields MRFLAFPIAVILIVLAGWAHGDLSGRWGASQELQQAVDRLQGIDQTIGSWQAYDFELDPQAVQIGEIAGYVVRRYANAAGQTYTVMLVCGRPGPIAAHTPEWCYGGAGFHAESANLTEQLELGANQTANFWRNLFVKEQAAVPERLEICWAWNAGDGWQAPENPRLAYAPQRHLYKLYVVRDASADEDGSEQASQRMEFMKELIPVVDAALFDQEKS from the coding sequence ATGCGTTTCCTCGCGTTCCCAATTGCAGTGATCCTCATCGTACTGGCCGGTTGGGCTCATGGCGATCTGAGTGGTCGCTGGGGAGCCTCGCAAGAGCTCCAGCAGGCGGTGGATCGGCTCCAGGGAATCGATCAAACGATCGGCTCATGGCAGGCGTACGACTTCGAACTCGATCCTCAGGCAGTCCAGATTGGTGAAATTGCCGGCTATGTCGTCCGTCGCTACGCGAATGCCGCGGGCCAGACCTACACGGTGATGCTCGTCTGCGGTCGACCCGGTCCGATCGCCGCGCATACCCCCGAATGGTGCTACGGAGGGGCAGGGTTTCACGCCGAATCGGCCAACCTGACGGAACAACTCGAGCTCGGCGCGAACCAGACGGCGAACTTCTGGCGGAATCTGTTCGTCAAGGAGCAGGCGGCCGTTCCCGAGCGCCTCGAAATTTGCTGGGCCTGGAATGCCGGTGACGGTTGGCAGGCCCCCGAGAACCCTCGCCTCGCCTATGCTCCCCAACGGCATCTTTACAAGCTCTATGTGGTGCGAGATGCGTCGGCCGATGAAGACGGCAGCGAGCAAGCGAGCCAACGAATGGAATTCATGAAAGAGCTCATTCCTGTCGTTGACGCAGCGCTTTTTGATCAGGAGAAATCATAA
- a CDS encoding polysaccharide biosynthesis tyrosine autokinase, translated as MRPSRPVAPASTGMPNALDLLKALRHRWVLAVTLGVVFAAAAAGACLKILPAPEYSAQALLLVAGQQPHIIFETGEAQANFATYQQTELTLLKSHTILNAALNDESVTPLQLDERYPDPIAWLEEKIQANYKGEVLRIAMTGPNPNEVAVLVNAVSDAYLREHLNKTETERRAHHEQLKDIYTDYQKRLESKRKELKALSEQLGSNDRETIQFSEQLLLERRELALQDLATLGREIERLRIQIAVREESPSGSKPMARHGSSLPIEAQVAENPTIAQYDAEIASRVDRLQQQQRLIRRPSDPAIRRLEQDISRLQEAREEYATQLRMQLAQQSQSVGSTAGHNDVNVMKEQLRVLEELEHLARTRVEGMNVERQQINQDTWMLDQVRDELEQIDAKATRIGSEVEALNVELNAPERVRLAEKAENPRLQDDKRPKMAGMAGMGAFGMALLGVAFLEYRTRRIHTVDAIMGELQLRLVGALPALPARRRQAAFAEEESSTRWRSMLLESVDAMRTLLLRASATDSVRSVMITSAVAAEGKTSLASHLATSLARAGRRTLLVDCDLRKPDVHRLFDIAEAPGLSEFLRGEADVEAAIHPSPAVDLWIMPAGAVDERSIQALSQPRAEAVFRQLREQFDFVVVDTAPVIPVADALLVGQNVDGAIYSVLRSASRVPKVQAAVDRLRSVGIPIFGAVMTGVQGDLYGSQYAYSYSYGSGASGSTTSQGAASAG; from the coding sequence ATGCGACCGAGCCGACCGGTGGCACCGGCGTCGACCGGGATGCCCAATGCCCTGGACCTGCTCAAGGCGTTGCGTCACCGCTGGGTCTTGGCGGTGACGCTCGGTGTTGTCTTTGCCGCCGCGGCCGCCGGGGCCTGCCTGAAGATCCTGCCGGCTCCGGAATATTCGGCCCAGGCGCTCTTGCTCGTGGCGGGACAGCAACCGCACATCATCTTCGAAACCGGCGAGGCGCAGGCGAATTTTGCAACCTATCAGCAGACCGAATTGACCTTGCTCAAGAGCCACACAATACTCAATGCCGCCCTGAATGATGAGTCGGTGACCCCGTTACAGCTCGATGAGCGATATCCCGACCCGATTGCCTGGCTCGAAGAGAAAATCCAGGCAAATTACAAGGGTGAAGTGCTCCGGATCGCCATGACCGGACCCAATCCCAATGAAGTGGCGGTGCTGGTCAATGCGGTGAGCGATGCCTATCTCCGCGAACATTTGAACAAAACCGAAACGGAACGCCGGGCTCATCACGAGCAACTGAAGGATATTTACACCGACTATCAGAAGCGGCTCGAAAGCAAGCGCAAGGAGCTCAAGGCTCTGTCAGAACAGCTCGGTTCGAACGACCGCGAGACGATTCAGTTCTCGGAACAATTGCTGCTGGAACGTCGCGAACTCGCGCTGCAAGACCTTGCCACTCTCGGTCGGGAGATCGAGCGTCTCCGGATACAAATCGCGGTTCGCGAGGAATCACCCTCCGGATCGAAACCGATGGCACGTCATGGGTCCAGCCTGCCGATCGAGGCTCAGGTGGCAGAAAATCCCACAATCGCCCAGTACGATGCTGAAATTGCCAGTCGGGTGGATCGGCTTCAGCAACAACAACGGCTGATTCGTCGGCCGAGTGATCCGGCCATCCGCCGTCTTGAACAAGACATCTCCAGGCTTCAGGAGGCACGGGAGGAATACGCGACCCAGCTCCGCATGCAGCTTGCCCAGCAGTCCCAGTCCGTTGGCTCAACCGCTGGTCACAATGACGTGAACGTCATGAAGGAACAACTACGTGTGCTCGAGGAACTGGAGCATCTGGCCCGCACACGCGTCGAGGGGATGAATGTCGAACGGCAGCAAATCAACCAGGATACCTGGATGCTCGACCAGGTCCGGGATGAGCTGGAACAGATCGACGCGAAGGCCACTCGGATTGGGAGTGAGGTCGAAGCTCTCAATGTCGAACTGAACGCTCCGGAGCGCGTGCGCCTGGCCGAGAAGGCGGAGAACCCTCGGCTTCAGGACGATAAACGACCGAAAATGGCCGGGATGGCCGGGATGGGTGCCTTTGGGATGGCCTTACTCGGGGTCGCTTTCCTCGAATACCGCACCCGTCGGATTCACACGGTTGACGCGATCATGGGCGAACTGCAGCTCCGGTTGGTTGGAGCCCTGCCAGCCTTGCCGGCACGCCGACGACAAGCCGCATTTGCTGAAGAAGAGTCGAGCACGCGGTGGCGGAGCATGTTGCTGGAGTCGGTCGACGCCATGCGGACCCTGTTGCTGCGGGCGTCGGCGACCGACTCGGTCCGATCGGTCATGATCACCAGCGCCGTAGCGGCCGAAGGGAAGACCTCACTGGCCAGCCACCTGGCCACAAGCCTGGCCCGGGCCGGTCGCCGGACCTTGCTGGTCGACTGTGATTTGCGGAAGCCCGATGTCCATCGGCTCTTCGACATTGCCGAGGCACCCGGCCTGAGTGAGTTCCTGCGAGGAGAAGCCGATGTTGAGGCCGCCATTCACCCCTCGCCGGCGGTCGATCTCTGGATCATGCCCGCCGGCGCGGTGGATGAGCGGTCCATCCAGGCCCTCTCCCAACCCAGGGCCGAGGCGGTTTTCCGCCAGCTCCGTGAGCAGTTCGACTTCGTGGTCGTCGATACCGCCCCCGTTATACCCGTGGCCGACGCCCTGCTGGTGGGTCAGAACGTCGATGGAGCGATCTACTCGGTCCTTCGTAGTGCGAGCCGCGTTCCCAAGGTCCAGGCCGCCGTCGATAGACTCCGATCGGTGGGCATTCCGATCTTCGGCGCAGTGATGACGGGAGTCCAGGGAGACCTGTACGGGTCTCAATATGCGTATTCCTACAGCTACGGCTCAGGTGCGTCAGGCTCGACCACAAGCCAGGGCGCTGCCTCGGCAGGATGA
- a CDS encoding exosortase/archaeosortase family protein: MESRTTSLPIRSSTVVPLLTVLGISAALVWAYLPILTIMVDRWTYDPRYAHGYLVPAFAAVLLWLRRDRIKEGELRMSWLGVPLIGLGAGLKIAAGYAYNDWLDAVSLIVTIAGGFALVGGLKALRWSWPAVAFLLFMVPLPFRLEMALGWPLQRLATIASTFVLQTVGFPAVGEGNIIRMTQSTLGVAEACSGLSMMLLFFALSTGVAILIDRPWLDKLVIIASAVPIALIVNVARITVTGILSETVGEELSSFVYHDLAGFLMIPLALLLLGVELWFLSHAFVEDHPADSQRGRLAPVEVGPATRTSAEARKERRPPPLAPIITNASRRDHPTS; the protein is encoded by the coding sequence ATGGAATCGAGGACGACGAGTCTTCCCATCCGCTCCTCGACGGTTGTGCCACTCCTTACCGTCCTGGGGATCAGTGCGGCGTTGGTCTGGGCCTACTTGCCGATCCTGACCATCATGGTCGACCGGTGGACCTATGACCCGCGCTACGCCCATGGCTATCTGGTGCCCGCCTTCGCCGCGGTGCTCCTCTGGTTGCGTCGCGACCGGATCAAGGAGGGCGAGCTCCGCATGAGCTGGCTGGGAGTCCCGCTGATTGGGCTAGGAGCCGGATTGAAGATCGCCGCCGGGTATGCGTACAACGACTGGCTCGATGCGGTGTCCTTGATAGTGACCATCGCCGGTGGATTCGCCCTTGTGGGTGGCCTGAAGGCCCTGCGATGGTCGTGGCCCGCAGTGGCGTTCTTGCTCTTCATGGTGCCACTGCCGTTCCGCCTGGAGATGGCCCTTGGTTGGCCATTGCAACGGCTGGCCACGATCGCGAGCACGTTTGTCTTGCAAACCGTCGGCTTTCCGGCCGTGGGGGAAGGCAACATCATCCGCATGACGCAGTCGACCCTCGGAGTGGCCGAGGCGTGCAGCGGCCTGAGCATGATGCTCCTCTTCTTCGCGCTGTCGACGGGCGTGGCAATCCTGATCGACAGGCCCTGGCTCGACAAACTCGTGATCATTGCCAGTGCGGTACCGATCGCCCTGATTGTCAACGTGGCTCGCATCACCGTGACCGGTATCCTGAGCGAGACGGTTGGCGAGGAGCTGTCCAGCTTCGTGTATCACGACCTGGCCGGCTTCCTTATGATCCCGCTGGCGTTGCTCTTGCTGGGAGTGGAACTCTGGTTTCTCTCCCACGCCTTTGTCGAGGATCACCCCGCTGATAGCCAGCGGGGGCGGCTTGCTCCGGTCGAGGTCGGTCCTGCGACGCGCACCTCGGCCGAGGCACGTAAGGAACGCCGACCCCCGCCACTGGCCCCGATTATCACCAACGCCAGCCGGCGCGATCATCCGACCTCATGA